From a single Streptomyces misionensis genomic region:
- a CDS encoding WD40 repeat domain-containing protein, with product MDVPELPAAEPGQRAPYAGLAAFRTEDAEWFFGRERLVDQVLRRLRGQRFVVVIGASGSGKSSLLRAGLVPALEQRTVVFTPGPRPLEECAIHIAAMAGGTPGRWYEELSADPANLHRALRRTLTAEPPGSEVVLVVDQFEETFTQGTAEDAVFISALVTAARAPNSRCRVVLGVRADFYAHCTRHPDLVEVLRDAQVPVGPMSLEELRCAIVRPAVRSGLTVEGALLATLTAQAQGRPGVLPLLSHALLETWRRRRGNALTLDGFRATGGLEGALARTAETFYDGLTAAQRDVARQVFTRLTALGEGTEDTRRRMTKTELDPTPDVRVVLDRAAAARLLLLDHDRIELAHEALIRCWPRLHQWLTRDREALRIQRRLTEATDLWESLDRDPGALYRGATLAMAQHATLTPSRREQAFLRAGVEAAAIEAARGQRRTRRTRQLATLLAVLLVAAVGAVTVAVRAQQQLTRQRDTALARESSDQAVALRTTRPALAAQLSLAALRLVPGAAEQDGLISTMSVALPNDPGQAGHTQAVSSVAFRPNGGWVATGGFDHTVRLWDITDPLHPVPGPGALPHPDIVTGVAFGPDGRLLATAGRDRTVRLWDVRDVRRPVLVRTLTGHRDIVFSVAFSPDGRMLASGSYDHTVRLWNVADPSRARLLSALTGHRLNVKPVVFSPDGRLLASGSDDHTVRLWNIADGRRPRPLGVLEGHRDFVDAVAISPDGRTLASGSDDRTIRLWNIADPRRPVPLKALTGHADVVTSVAFSPDGRLLLSGSNDRTARLWDMTDPRGAHPRHVLTGHLGAVNAVAFSPNGRLLFTGSADHTAQLWQPDVAHAAALACSLRAHPTITEQQWRAHLPGVAYRPPCEHG from the coding sequence ATGGACGTGCCGGAGCTGCCCGCCGCGGAGCCCGGGCAACGAGCGCCCTACGCGGGGCTTGCGGCATTCCGGACGGAGGACGCGGAGTGGTTCTTCGGCCGGGAGCGGCTGGTGGACCAGGTGCTGCGGAGGCTCCGGGGACAGCGGTTCGTCGTGGTGATCGGTGCGTCGGGATCCGGGAAGTCGTCGCTCCTGCGGGCCGGGCTCGTGCCGGCACTGGAGCAGCGGACGGTGGTGTTCACCCCCGGCCCGCGTCCTCTGGAGGAGTGCGCGATCCACATCGCGGCGATGGCGGGCGGCACCCCCGGGCGATGGTACGAGGAACTCTCCGCCGATCCCGCGAACCTGCACCGCGCGCTGCGCCGAACACTCACGGCGGAGCCACCCGGGAGTGAAGTCGTGCTCGTCGTCGACCAGTTCGAGGAGACCTTCACCCAGGGCACCGCGGAGGACGCCGTCTTCATCAGCGCGCTGGTGACCGCCGCACGGGCGCCGAACAGCCGCTGCCGGGTCGTGCTGGGAGTCCGCGCCGACTTCTACGCCCACTGCACCCGCCACCCCGACCTGGTGGAGGTGTTGCGCGACGCACAGGTGCCGGTGGGTCCGATGAGCCTGGAGGAACTGCGCTGCGCGATCGTCCGGCCCGCCGTACGATCCGGGCTCACCGTCGAGGGAGCGCTGCTCGCCACGCTGACCGCCCAGGCCCAGGGCCGGCCGGGCGTCCTTCCTCTGCTGTCGCACGCCCTGCTGGAGACCTGGCGGCGGCGGCGCGGCAACGCCCTCACCCTGGACGGCTTCCGGGCCACCGGCGGGCTGGAAGGTGCCCTGGCCCGTACCGCCGAGACCTTCTACGACGGTCTCACCGCGGCGCAGCGCGACGTGGCCAGGCAGGTCTTCACCCGGCTGACCGCGCTCGGGGAGGGCACCGAAGACACCCGCCGCAGGATGACGAAGACCGAACTCGATCCCACGCCCGACGTCCGCGTCGTCCTCGACCGCGCGGCGGCCGCGCGGCTGCTCCTGCTGGACCACGACCGGATCGAGCTGGCCCACGAGGCCCTGATCCGCTGCTGGCCCCGGCTGCACCAGTGGCTCACCCGGGACCGGGAAGCGCTGCGCATCCAGCGGCGGCTGACCGAGGCGACCGACCTCTGGGAGTCGCTGGACCGGGACCCCGGCGCCCTGTACCGGGGTGCGACCCTCGCCATGGCCCAACACGCCACTCTGACTCCGAGCCGCCGTGAGCAGGCGTTTCTACGGGCCGGCGTCGAGGCCGCGGCCATCGAGGCCGCGCGAGGACAGCGCCGGACCCGCCGTACGCGGCAGCTCGCCACACTGCTCGCCGTACTCCTGGTGGCCGCGGTCGGCGCCGTCACCGTCGCGGTACGGGCCCAGCAGCAGCTCACCCGGCAGCGCGACACGGCGCTGGCCCGGGAGTCGTCGGACCAGGCGGTGGCGCTGCGGACGACCCGGCCCGCGCTGGCGGCGCAGCTCAGCCTCGCAGCCCTGCGGCTGGTGCCGGGGGCGGCGGAGCAGGACGGACTCATCAGCACGATGTCGGTGGCCCTGCCGAACGACCCCGGGCAGGCGGGCCACACACAGGCCGTCAGCTCCGTCGCGTTCCGGCCGAACGGCGGCTGGGTGGCCACCGGCGGCTTCGACCACACGGTACGGCTGTGGGACATCACCGACCCGCTCCACCCGGTCCCGGGACCCGGTGCCCTGCCCCACCCGGACATCGTCACCGGAGTCGCCTTCGGCCCGGACGGGCGTCTCCTGGCCACCGCGGGACGCGACCGCACGGTCCGGCTGTGGGACGTCCGCGACGTACGCCGCCCGGTCCTGGTGCGGACCCTGACCGGGCACCGCGACATCGTCTTCTCGGTGGCCTTCAGTCCCGACGGGCGGATGCTCGCCTCCGGCAGCTACGACCACACCGTGCGGCTGTGGAACGTCGCCGACCCCTCCCGGGCCCGGTTGCTGTCGGCCCTGACCGGCCACCGGCTCAACGTCAAGCCGGTGGTCTTCAGTCCGGACGGCCGACTGCTCGCCTCGGGCAGCGACGACCACACGGTACGGCTGTGGAACATCGCCGACGGCCGGCGCCCCCGCCCCCTCGGTGTGCTGGAGGGCCATCGCGACTTCGTCGACGCCGTCGCGATCAGCCCGGACGGCCGGACACTGGCCTCCGGCAGCGACGACCGCACGATCCGGCTGTGGAACATCGCCGACCCACGACGTCCAGTGCCGCTGAAGGCCCTCACGGGCCACGCCGACGTGGTCACCTCCGTGGCCTTCAGCCCGGACGGACGACTGCTCCTGTCGGGCAGCAACGACCGTACGGCACGCCTGTGGGACATGACCGACCCGCGCGGGGCGCATCCGCGGCACGTCCTGACCGGCCACCTCGGCGCCGTCAACGCCGTGGCCTTCAGCCCGAACGGACGGCTGCTGTTCACCGGCAGCGCCGACCACACCGCCCAGCTCTGGCAACCGGACGTGGCACACGCGGCGGCGCTGGCGTGTTCGTTGCGGGCCCATCCCACCATCACGGAGCAGCAGTGGCGCGCTCACCTGCCAGGCGTCGCCTACCGGCCCCCATGCGAGCACGGCTGA